AACTTATATAGTGGCATAGGAATCAAATAGCATAATGACCGTATCAGAAACAGGAGATTGTTACAATTTTGAAGaagtttataaatattttaatgaaatgatttgataagAACAAAATCAGGCATGTTTAGTTTATAATCATGTCATGCTTGATTTATTTTGAATCTAAGTATGGAACAAAACATAAAGGAAACGGACACTTCGGAATCCTAAATTGGTAGTATGGCCAACCAGTTTTTCCCCCCTTTTCTTAGAAGACTGGTAGTATCCTTAATTGGATTCCTCAGTCGCCGAGTAGCAAAAAATTAATGGCACTCTCAAGTGAATTTTGGCCACTTTGTGCTGCTAAGGAATTTAGTTGAAAATTACATGTCTACATGGTAAAGAAGAACATataataaattcatattttactTGAATAGACAGATGTCAAGTCATTTTTTTATGGTTTTTTAATGGAGCTATGTTTAGAATAATAACAACCTTGCAGCAGCTTGATTAAGAATTGTAGATAGATTTTTTTCCCTCTTGTTATAATTCAAATATTGGACCATAAATGGGTCCAATTCCTTTCCCATGGACAGCTCAACTCAACAATGCAAACTTACaacgttttttcttttttactttttgcACTCAAACTTAAGATCTAAGCATCCCGAGAAAAGCCATACCAAGTTTTATCTGCTGTTTGCTAAGGTCTGAAACTTAGTCTCCAGCATCTTCTACCTAGGATAACACTCCCGCTTCGGAATCTTCCAGCACCTCAAACCTGCTCGCGCTTCCTAAGTACTTCCTTACTAGAAGTTTTTCTAAAACATCCACCTCTCTGCACCTGCACCCACATTTGCTCCAACACTAACTCCCGATTCCGGCAACTAAGGTCTCAAAATCCATGATATGGATTCCCAGATGAAAACATTTGACAGGCAATATCAATTGTATCAGGATTTTTCATTGAATGATCGAAGGAATGTTAGCTCAGCTAAAAAAATATAGGGGAAAAGCATCAGAGAGCTACGAGATAAGAATGAAGCTAAatgtttccaaaaaaaaaaaaaaatcatatttgcaGAAGATGGATCAAAAAATCCCAATCCTATTGCCCAGTCATCGCAAAATGTTTCACAGGAAGGGATCACTGGGAAATATCAAGACAGGTGCAATCTCTTTACCAAGATCTGACAACAAGATGATCTAAGATATTATTCTACATAACCACATGCCCTATCTCAGTTCGTTAGGATGTCAACATATCAACGAACAATCATTGCAATTTGGTTTAGTAATTGGCGGATTGGTTTCTGTAGTTTCAGTAAGTCACTTGACAACCAGAAATTTCAACAAAGCTGCAATTACCAATCCAACTCTAGAAACCAAGGTGGATGTTTAGAAGATCAGCTAATATGGAATAAGGAGGCAACATTAAAATGAATTCCTTGCATTACATAGTACACAATAAGCTCTCCTCCTCGTACTGTTCCCCAAAACATCGGTATTTCTCTTTTCAAGAAACTTTTTGCATTTCCCTTGCGAGCGAAGCTCGAattgtagaaaaaaaaaatatcaccaaatatttttatttaagaaaATCAGAAACCAGTGAAGAATGACACGATTGTATCCAAACCTACCAAGACAGAAATATGAATTCAGTGGCACCAATTCAAAGTGTGGACAACTCAAGCTAGAAAAGGATTAACTAATGAATCTGGAAAGAATCTTAAAAGCGTTCTTTGCAAACCCTAGATTTAGATTATAGTGCAGAATTATCAACAGAAATTACGAGAAAAAACTCAAGACTCagaaaatcttttaatttttttaaaaagaaatccCTAGGTTAGCCGATGGTCAAGAATCCATCCTGCTCAAAGAAACCCTAGAAAGGAGACATAAGATGGGAAAGAATACGATGAAAGAACACCggaaaagagaggaggaaagAACTCGAAGCCTTACCCTAGAGATATCAGCCGGTGACAACGACGACAGGGGAAAGCGGTTCACGCACCGGCGGCGAAGCGAGAGCCCCACCGTCGCCCTCCAGGTGATATATATAGGGGAGGGGATCGCAAGATTCCACCGGTCCCCGGTTCGATTAAACGTGACCAGATCGGGGGTCTAGACCGTCCTCCATCTGGCCCGGACCACTTCCGGTCCAACTAGTCTTTTGTTTTTAGCACGCTACGGCAGTGCGTGATTGGAAATTGgtagatttttttatatatatattcctctctttttctttttaatgtgttttcttttttttttttttataagcaACATGCGTGCACATACATAGCATACAGCCATACACACACATTACCATAtgcatatttgcatatataaaaATTCGTATGAGTATGTGTTTAGTCTAAGATCTATTATTCATTAAGCTGATCTTGAATACTTTTATggaatcaaaaaattcaaattatttttttttactcgTATCAGAACGCGAATCTAGCCTATAATCTACGTAGTCTAAAGGACACCGCAACACATTCATTGGAACAGAGAAAGTATGTGAGGATAACTATgtacatatgcatgcatgcaggaCTTTTATTCAAATTCTCTAAACTAAACTGAAAGTTGTTCCGGATATTGAGTgattgatatgtttttgatggctATACAAAATTAAGCATATTATATATAGAGGGAAGAGAAAAATATTAAACAACTTGGGTGCATTTAGTGGATGATCTGGTTGTCTTGTTAACTATCGAATGGGTTTCTTGGATCGAAATATTACATTGGAGAATTTGTCAAACGTGTGACGAGATACAAACTTGACCCAAAAAAACTTGACCCAGGTCACCCGGCCAGTACCCTCCAAAACATCCCATGCCGGGTCCAAGTTGAAGAGTCTTGGGTCGGGCTGTTGGACGACGACGACGAGCGGCTTCCAGGTGAAACCAAGATTAGCAGATAATCTCACCAAGAATCCGAAACCCATGGCGGTCAGCAGGGCTGTccactctctccttctcttgctGTCCGTTAGATCGCCGAAAACAAATTAAAAGAAGAGGGAGATCTAGCCAAACCGCGGCATGGCATTCTCATCCGCCAGCCGGAGAAAGAGAAAATGGCGGCGGCGATTCCGACGTCCGCTTTCCTCTCGGCCGTCCGCTCTCAGGGCAGTCCCCCGCTTTCCTCTCCCACGGCCTTCGCCCTCCCCAAAACCCCCTTTCTTGGTCCCTCTAACCTTGTCCTCGCCGTCGCCAAACCCTCGAATCGAATCGCTTGCCTCTCTCCAAGGAACCGCTTCCAGGTCCTCTGTCAAGAGATCAAGGTAGCAATCGTCCCCAGGGAGCAGCGGTGGATGTACGACGAGTCCGAGATAAATGGCCCTGTAATCACATCCTTCTTAGCTCTTTGCCTTCTTCCGTGGTTATTGTCTTCTCGAAGATTTTCGTAATATAGGAGTGGCGATGATTGAGCGCACGGTCTCTGACATGGTATGGACATGTGACACACAGATTGAGGAAGCTACCATTAGGAGAGGTTCGTGTGTATATATAGAATGGCTTATATTAATAGGGGAAGTCCTTAGATAACATGGATGAAAGCCATGAGAAAGTCTATAGAAATGCTTGTAACGACACTGGAGGTTACCCCTAAACATATTTTAACCTTTTAATTGCAAGAGTTTGATTTCCTAATTTTCTAAGTTATTTTCTGATTCTTTTTGTTCTGGAAATGTTTAACTTTTATTAATGTTCAGATTCTCTgagatcttttcttttattattatgtAATTCAATTTTTGGTCATTTTAAGTGGTTACTTTGTGCAATATCATGTGATGCTTGTATTTCCCTGATGTGTCATGTAATGGTGAATTACctgtatattatgttatatcctGGTTCTAATGTGCAGAACTCTAGGTTTTCTATGGAGTCGTTACTTTGGTTTGACATCTTTTTGGTTATCACTGGTTAATTTTTCTCTGCTCTATTGTCTCCCCATTTCCTCAAAGTCAACACCTATCTTGACgttttatccttttcttttggtctGTAGCAAGTTTTCTGTGAATCAAAATTGTGAAAGTAAAACCCACACCTTTGGAGTGGGCATCTCTTCCATCAATCTTTAGGGTTGTCTTACTAAAATATGTCTAACTGCTTTTGTGTGAATTGAAAACAATTATTGCTCTTTGTGGCTGATCTCTGGCGGAGTACCCTAGACTTCTGAGGCCCAAGTGCCTAGAGCTCTTAAGGACATATTGTTTTTTGATCGTGTTGGATGTATTCACACCAGAGTAGTGTAAAACGCCTgtctaagaaaaaaaataaaacaattattgtagaagccaaacctTATTTGTTGTAGGcaacttttcttttccttatcttTATGTTAtagccttattttgtatgtttgTTTTTTAAGCATGAGGaattctgaaggtatgtcttcTACCTATGGAAATCATGAAAGCTCTTTCTGTTTAAAATCCCCATCTTTGTGGTAAAACCTGTTCCTCAAATTTTTGGTTACTTCGCATCTGACACAACATGTATGCACTGATTTTCAGGACATTTGGAACAAAACATGGTATCCTAAGGCTGCCGATTACATAACCACAGAAAAGACATGGTATGTAGTTGATGCAACAGACAAAATTCTTGGCAGACTGGCATCAACTACTGCAATACATATCAGAGGGAAGAATCTTGCAACCTATACTCCTAGTGTGGACATGGGGGCCTATGTGATTGTGGTATGTATTATGCATCAACTAGTATTTAGTCTGGGTTCTCTTTGCCTGCTGACTGTCATGTACCCAGATTATCTCGTGAAAACTCAACCTGCAAgacatattttttttgatttgacagtttgtaattaatcataaaAAACTGCTATTTCTTGTGAAACTACTTTGTGAAAGGATTTCATTGAAATGTTCAGAAGCTGGACAATACCTCACTACTGGATTCTACATTCGGTGCTCACTTAAAATAGGACTGCTGATATGTCAGAAGTTCAATGTTGTACCAAAAAGCTTTTCCTGCTATGAAGATAAAAAGACAGTGGAGGTTTTTGGGAATCTGATTCATGATATTGCATTAAATGCAGATTCGATTCCTAAATATTGCTTTTCCATCTGTTGGCATAAAGTGTATTGGTTCCTTTTTATGGTTAATTGACTAGAGTTAATTTCCTGAATAATTAGAAAGTCATTATAAATTGTTTGTGTCATgcaccatgttatgtgaaatgTTTATTTGTCTGCATAACATTGTTTTGTTCTCCAAGGAAAACTGATGGCATCATGGCAGTGTTAGAATGACATACATTGTACTTGATAGCTAGCAAGGATCTAATAGGATACTTTTTTACttccaaaaattatttttgatgcTCTTTTATTATATCTTGTGGGAGGCCAATCATGTGTATTGTCTGCAACATTAGAGCATCTCTACACTAGTTTCCAGGCAGACAGCTTCCTGTTAAATGAATCATTGGTCCAATCAACTTTTCAAATTTCCAATATTCATTGCATTTTGAAGGCATTTCTTTTTAAGATGCGCAACTTATGGTTACGCCATTTTGAAGGCACTTTCTCATCAACTTATTATCTATTCAAATGACACTAGTGTCTTTTTTTCTTAATCAGTAAGATTGTGAGAAAGTTCAACTTGACAAGAAGTTGAACGACAATCTTCTTGGCGCTTTAACCAGAACTTGTCTTCTGCTTTGTGCAGCTGGGAAGAACTCTATTCACACACCTCAAAGTATACAAAGGCCCGGATCACCCACATGAGGCCCAAAAGCCTATCCCTCTTCCTATGAGGGACAAGAGAATACAAGTGACAGAGTAGATTTAATGGTGCTCTCTGGATATGAGCGGTGGATTATTCACGTTATGGActttaggattttttttctgaaaaaaaaatcccagtcaGAGTTGAGAGGTATACGATCATCATTTTCATTCTGCGAGTCGTAAAAGATTCTCTATCTTGCCTCCTGATAATGTTAATGTGCACTATCAATTTAACTCAATTGCTACTGGTAGTTCGGTTTGAAGGCATTTCTCTTCATAATGCATCATTAAATAAAGTGAAACATTGCAGGTGTTCTCCACTCCAAATATTTGATGTTTCCAATCGTTATCTGGAAAATAGGCattggaaaaacagaaattaTCCTGATCGCCACCAGGTATTTGATGGTTGCTCTTGACCAGAGGTATAAATTTTCTCTGAACCTAAGTTGTTGCCAAGGGACCATCCCGTGCATAGGATGCATATTTTAATTTTGATGTttgatatattgatatatttatGCATGCTTTTAGTTCTAGTGTCAGCTTTTTCTTGACAACTTTGCCAAGTTAAAAAGATGGTAAGCTTAGATTGCAGGCTTTACTGATATGAAAATTGGCACTTCTCAGGCCAACAATGCCCATTGCAGATGGGAAAACACCTATCTCTGTCCCATTTTTGGAGCACAATCTACGAGACCGAGGATTTAAGATCCAAGTCCTTTGAGAAAATCTCCAATGAGACCCAATCAATGAGCATTTTGATTCGATGGACCAAGGGTTGATACCTCAGCGTCTGCCCAAAGTGGGGACGGAGAACAAACTCAGCAGACCTCAGTGTTGAGATGTTGATGGGGAACAACTGCCCCCCCATCACTTAATACGGATGTTCTCATACGAATTACAAGGAGCCCAGTTTAATATAAACGACTAAATGTAGAGACAATATGACTCTTTTTTGCTTATCTCGGTTCTTTGTTTTGAGAATTGATCAATATAAAAGCCTAAATGTAGAGATAACATGTCTCTGTCACTCTACTGAGAAGGTTCTAGACTTGCGACTATTAAGGTGGTGGATTCATTAATGCGTACATAATTATGCcattgagaaattatgggttgaCCGCAAATCTATAATCtagattcaaattttgaattttaaattatattatatttataaaattatagAGGTATACTATTATTAGAAACAAATTGCAGAAAATATCTGGTTGCTTCTATTATCTCTCTGTCACTCCCTTGAGAAGGTTCGGAGACAAATTACAAAAAACATCTAGTTGCCACTATCAAGGTGGTTGATTCAGATTCATTAATGCATGCATAATCTATCATTGAGAAGTCATGGGTTAACTGTGAAAAATATTGGAGACAAATCTGGAATcttaattcaaattttgaattttaaattatattatatttaaaaaataatagaggCATAACAATATTGGAGACAAATTGCAAAAAATATCTAGTTGCCTCTATTATGCCTCTGTCACTCTCCTGAGAAGTTCGTAgacaaattgcataaaagatctAGTTGCCACTATCAAGGTGGTTGATTTATTAATGCATGCATAATTATTCTACTGAGAAGTTGTGGGTTAACTGTGGAAAATATTGCAAACAAATCTAGAATCtagattcaaattttaaattttaaatcatattatatattagaaaataataGAGGTATAATAATATTGGAGACAAATTGCAGAAAATATCTAGTTGCCTCTATTATGTCTTCGTCACTCTCCTGAGAAGGTTCGTAGACaaattgtagaaaatatttGGTTGTCACTATTAAGGTAGCTAATTCATTAATGCGTGCATAATTATACCATTGAGAAGTTGTGGGTTAACCGTGGAAAATATTGCAGACAAATCTAGAATCTAGATTcaagttttgaattttaattttaaattttaaattatattatatttaaaaaataatagaggTAGAAAAGATTTTATGTTTGCTATTCGTATGACCGATGTAATATATGTATCATCCAATCCTGAATCTAAATACAGTCCaagctaaaatttgaaatttgaaattctaattttgaacataaatttgtttttctgtttctaACTTAACATAAATTTATCTTCAATAGAAAATATCTGGGTGAAAGAGGTAAAAGTAGATCAGATAATATTCATTCAGATCTATTTTCGAAACAATCTCAAATATGGATAAAAATTTGAGGATTCAACTAATAtctgtatttatatttatatccataaaAAATGAATATTGATATAAATAGATAACTATCCATTCGAATATCTAATTCCATTTATagctttatttaattttatatagcacttataaacttttaagaaaaataaataactatatctattaacttgatttatcattcatttagaaatatttttgattctatagttataaaatttaattatctgacttatattgtattatatccATACTTCTATTCTCTGATTTGTATCTATattcatttaaaataaatatgtatataaaattTTGTATTCGACTAACgtttattttttgtatttatattcatcaaacaaaataaatataaatatagatagtCCTACTCGATAATGTCATCAAGATGGTTGATTCGTTGCACCTCCATAATTATACCCCAAAGGGTGTGAGTATCATTCTATAGGTTGATGAGTATTTCTTGACTAGTTCGGTGACTCCAGGTTGCTCGTCATAACCCATGAAGACTTTCACACTGGCTGGAGATCTTGTCTCCTCGAAGCGGAAATAGGCTATGAGACTGGCTTATcggcttttttatttttcccgaATTTAGCTATAATTTGGGTCAAACTTTACTTTTGACTTAAAATCCTaagtaattatttttttccaacTGGTGAAAAGAAAACTTTCCCCTTTGGGGTCCTTTtccggtgaggatgatgaaccaTTTCATTCAAAGCCCATGGCCCATTGAAGTACACATTACACTAAATTTTATCACAGGACCCATAGTtttcttttaaagaaaaagCCAAGCTAGTAATAAATGATCCTAAACTATCAGTTTTGCGGACAAAACTGATGCCACGCTGATATACTGACGGATAAAAATACACAACAAAATATACTGACGGCTAAAAATACACTCCAAAATAAAGCCTAATACGAAATGAcggatttttcagaaaaaaaaaaaaactagatcaaagaagatagaaAGTGTGGTGGAAGTGTGGAATGCCAATTTAAATCTTGGGACAAGGATGCGCTCCCGGAATACAGATACGAAATTCCATGAATTATTCTTTGCGAACTTGATCAAATTATATAACTTTTATCCGAAaaatccaactagaagtaggCCTGATGCATTGCCAGATGAATGATTAAATATGACGAAGATGaaggtgctttttttttttgagaaaaagaacCGAAATGAATATTAAATAACAACCAGTAGATAAAAGAGCAGTATCACGTCTTTCCATCGTATCAGGACGGCACGAGCACAAAATGTCAATGATTCATTAGCTTCACAAGAAGTTTGTCTATAGATCCGGTTTTGCTTATCGACCATTGAAGTTTGTCTTGAGGATTCCTCAGGTCATTACCTAaagcaatttttttatgaaaaaaaagctTTTATATGAAGTCTCGCTCATTTTGTCATGACCTAAAGCAATTGGCAAAGGGCTCCGACTTGTCCTGCCATTAAGAAATTGATGAATAAACCTGCTAGATGATGCAGGGTATAATTTAAAAGTAACTTAACTATCCTTGACACGCAAACAATGACAATCACAAATACCTTGTGATCGATAACAGCGAAGAAGAATACTGTTGAAGTTACAGAAGGGTAAAATGGTTGCTCCTAGTTTCTCACATGCCGACTTCAATAGCGTCCGAGCTTGCATGCATGGGAATGTGATACATGAGAAAACACTACTTCCAATGGCGCTCGCTACTAGTAGTGAGCTGGAGTATTTTCCCTTGATTGCTAGCACTTATTAGTGAATAGGCATTTGCCTTACATATTAAATTGCTCTCTTAAGATGGattatttataaataacatGGCTAATCTGAGGCACATTTTGTCCATCCACCATTGTTGCATGATTAAAGTAGAATGATTGTTAACCATGCTTCAATCTTGTTCATGTTCATTTCATTTTAGTTGATAATATGCTCTCTTCGCCATATTTGTCCATCCAtatatctataaaaaaaatttagtaacATAAGGAATAAATATGCAATAAAGCTCCACTTTGAGATTTGTTCTGCTAGGCTTTTGGCATAAAATTTCAGTATCCAGTTATGTAACAATCTAGCGCCCAATTAGAACGTTTTCTCCATATCATTGCCGAATCCATGCTGTGATCTTGATGGTATAAATTTTGGGGAAAATTTTCTGAAACAAGGATTGTTTCTCATGAATTTAAGTGAACCTCAATTCAATCTATGTTCCAAACTACTGCATGTATATTATGGCCTCTTTTTCTTCAGAAAATATCCTGTGGACTCTCTTATGAGTTATGCCGTCAAAATCCCGTGTAGGAAAATTCCAATCCTGTCGGCAATGTCAAGTCAACTAGCATTTATGCCTACATACCATAAAtccaaccaagcaaagacaactTGCCTGCGGGATTTCAACGTCAACTGTTCGCACCGCATGGATGTTTTCAAATAACGCGGGAGTCAGAGTGGGAATAGCCATTGTCGGCGATCCCTTCTCCTCTGCGGCGGTGCCTATAGAAAAGGAGAAATAAAAGAGTTTTTGAATTTGAAGCTTGATCCCTATATCTCCAAAACTTGTAACTCAAAACGCAATATCTCTTTTTCAAGATTGGACGTGTTTTTAGACTTAcgcagcaaaataaaaaaagttcgTGGAGATTTGCAATACAGGAGCAGCCGAGAAAAATTTACGATTTTCATGgcatgcaaaagaaaaaaatagtaaaGCACGATACTCAAAAAGAATGAGATAGTTAAAGTTATAAATCCACAAACTTGTGTCTTCGATTATTTTTTAAGAGTTAGAGATTAGGTTTTTTCTAATCCTTAGTTCCTTACCTAGATTCTTACATCATCTCTCGATATCCATGGATTCCGCTAGCCGACGAAGTTGTACGTACAtacataattattatttaataaaacaaAGGATGGCACAGCCTCCTATTCaatcaaaataataatcataataataatCTACAGCGATAGTTAATGATGGCATAATTGATAACACGATTTGGGTTTTTGTCATCCAAAATGTTGCAGGTcacaagattgagaaaaatgcCTGTTTATGtacaatttaataatattaagaaATAGGCTTTACTTTACACCCTCCAAAAATTAAGCATGATATAAGCTGTCCCTTTGATTTACTTGCACATAATATGGCGTCTATTATGCAAAAGAcaccccttttaatttttttttttttttgaagtgcgGCAGATTTCATGTATTGAAATTAGCACACACTAGACTGCTAACTTtgttttttcgaaaaaaaaaaaagtttttatacTAGATTGCTAGCTTTCTTAGACACTGCGGCGTTCAGAAATTTCAAGCGCAGCGGAACGCCAACGAATTGAGACTGAACTATTTGTTCTAACCTAGATTATTTCGAGACAACAAACATATTTTTGTCatgtatataaaaaataaatccacATTTTTGTCATATCGacatcaaaaattattttttcccgTACCATTCCTTTGAGACTGGAACCACCGCTAGATCCACGATTACTTTATTTGCTAGAAATTATGAGTCGCATGCTGAGTCACAGAAGTAAGAGTCTCACAAAAATATTCAGCAATATGTTTAAATATATAGTTCCCAACTTGCAATCTTAAAGCCTGTGTTGTGTTTTATTCACTCTCTCTCGAAGTCCTAGCAGCTGGTTAGTGGTTACTGCCTCTGTCTCTCAAATTAGG
This portion of the Phoenix dactylifera cultivar Barhee BC4 chromosome 11, palm_55x_up_171113_PBpolish2nd_filt_p, whole genome shotgun sequence genome encodes:
- the LOC103708957 gene encoding 50S ribosomal protein L13, chloroplastic-like isoform X2 encodes the protein MAAAIPTSAFLSAVRSQGSPPLSSPTAFALPKTPFLGPSNLVLAVAKPSNRIACLSPRNRFQVLCQEIKVAIVPREQRWMYDESEINGPDIWNKTWYPKAADYITTEKTWYVVDATDKILGRLASTTAIHIRGKNLATYTPSVDMGAYVIVLGRTLFTHLKVYKGPDHPHEAQKPIPLPMRDKRIQVTE
- the LOC103708957 gene encoding 50S ribosomal protein L13, chloroplastic-like isoform X1, which codes for MAAAIPTSAFLSAVRSQGSPPLSSPTAFALPKTPFLGPSNLVLAVAKPSNRIACLSPRNRFQVLCQEIKVAIVPREQRWMYDESEINGPDIWNKTWYPKAADYITTEKTWYVVDATDKILGRLASTTAIHIRGKNLATYTPSVDMGAYVIVVCIMHQLVFSLGSLCLLTVMYPDYLVKTQPARHIFFDLTVCN
- the LOC120112303 gene encoding uncharacterized protein LOC120112303 — protein: MVLSGYERWIIHVMDFRIFFLKKKSQSELRGVLHSKYLMFPIVIWKIGIGKTEIILIATRYLMVALDQRPTMPIADGKTPISVPFLEHNLRDRGFKIQVL